The segment CGCTTCCCGTCGTCTTCAAGTCTTTCGCAAAGACGAGCTTCTACGAGTTTCAGGCCCCCGTCTCCTTAACCAGCTCCTACGTGCGCGACCTGCAGGACTTTTGGGCTGCTCGCACGAAATCCAAGAACGAGCTCTACGAAGCCGGCCAAGGTCTCGCGCGCCTCAACGCCGCCTACGAACTGACGGCGCTTGAAAACAATACCTTGAAGGACGAGATCGCTCGCCTCGAAGACCTGCTGCAACTCCCTTCCCGTCCTGATTACCAGTACGAGATCGCTCGGGTGGTGGAGCGTGACTTCAATGCCTGGTGGCAACGCATCATCATTCGCAAAGGCCGAGACTACGGAATTCCCGTCGGAGCTCCAGTGGTCTTCGTCGGTGGCGTGGTAGGCCGCGTGAGCGAGGTGCACGCCTACACCTCGACCGTCGACATCATCAGCAACAACCACTTGCGGCTCGCCGTCGTCATCGAAGGTGACAATCGCCCTCTTAGCTACCGAGGTGGCGGTGCCGAAACCTTCGCCACTCCCGTCGGTATTGCTGAGTTCATTCCCGTCGACATCCAAATTGCGGATACAGAAAACCTTCCCACCCTCGTGACTTCAGGAATGGGAGGCGTCTATCCCGCCGGCATTCGGGTCGGAGAAATTCGACGTCTCAAGCAAGGCGCCGGCGGAATGTTCTACGACGGCGAGGTCGTGCTCGACGAACGGCTCGCCTCGCTCACCGAAGTCGCCGTCATGATACAAATCCCGCCAGAGCAATGATCAGCTTCTCGAACAACCGATGGTTGCTGGTTGCGCTAGGGCATTACATCACCCTGTTTTTCCTGTCCCAGGCGAATCACTACCTTTCATCATCCGGTATCCAGGTTTTTGCCTTGGGAATGCTAATCTCCTTCAGCGCGCTGGAACTCAACTACAAGCAGGGCCTGCTTTCCATAGCTCCGGTTACCCTTACGATCGACAGCAAGCTGCCGCTGCCCTTCGGCTTCACCTTTATTGCCAGTATCACCCTATTCACGATCGCTCACGTACTGCGTTCGAGGGTTCGCCGCGAGATCACTGCATCGGCCTTGGCAACGTCCGTTCTGCTCAATCTCGCGTCCTTCGGAGCCTATACTTTCGGAGCCATTCGCTACCTTGGCGGCGAAGCGATTCATTTTGGACCACTCGCCCTGAACCTTTTGGCCAGCACGCTTGTCATTCTAGCCCTCAACCGGATTTTCTTCGATACGCAAATCGGAGTCCTATCCATTTTCGGAATCAACCTAGCAGAGGAGCAACGCGAAGCGCGATGAAAGCAGAGGAAAAGATGAAGTACCAGGGGCGCCTGCTGCTCTTCTACGCCCTGCTCGGCCTTATGATCGCCACGCTGCTTGTCGGAGTGGGCTATCGCCAGCTCATAGAGACCGATGAATTCTCGGAGCGGGTGAAAGTGCAAAACCACCGCCGCATCGTCACCCCCGCTCCCCGTGGCAACATCTACGATCGAGAGGGTCGACTGTTGGTCGGAAACAAGCCGAAGTTCTCCGCTGTCGTCTATCTCTCGGACGCAGGCGTGCGCAAAGCCTTCCGCAACGAGTACCGTATCCTCGTGCGCGACTATCGAGAACGCCACGAAGACTACAAAACAGGCCGACTGCAAAAGCAGGCTCGAGCCAACGTAATCCAGACCTATCTGGACGACGTAAACCGCATGCTGGGACGCGACGACAAGGTAAACGTCGAAAAAGTATCAACCCACCTCAACTACAACCCGCTGCTTCCCTTTCCCATCATAGACGACCTAACCCGCGAAGAGTTCGCGGTCCTTCTGGAATCTCTCCCCGTCCAGTCACCTGTCCAAGTCTACGTTTCCAACCAACGAAACTATCCGTACGAATCGACTGCGTCCCATACGCTTGGATATGTTTCCTCTACCGTCCTGACGCCTGACGAAGGCCTTCCCGGCGAGGACCTGACCACCTTTGCGGAAAAAGGAACTTTCGGACGTTCCGGCGTGGAAAAGCAATTTGACGACGTCTTGCAAGGCGAAATGGGCATGGAGATTTGGGTGGTCGACCCCTACGGCTTCCAGGTGGAGAGCCAAGAGCGTCGCTACCCGACCAAAGGCAACGACATCCAACTTTCCTTGGACATCGACATCCAAAACGCTGCCGAGGAGGCCTTCAAATACACCGATTCGAGCGACAACGAAGAGAAAGAAAACATCGGAGCCGCGGTGATGCTCGACGCCAATACGCTAGAAGTCTTGGCCATGGTCAGCAAACCCGACTACGACCTCAACGACACCACCCCCTTCATCAGCACCGCAACTTATGAGAAGATGAAGGAAAACAGCGGCCTGCAGAACCGTGCCATCCAAGGCGTCTACCCTCCGGGCTCGCCATTCAAGCTACTCACTTCCGCAGCAGCACTGAAGGCGAACATCATAACCGCAGAAACCGAACACTATTGCCCTGGCTATTATCGCTTCTCAAGCGGAGCTGTGCAACGCTGCTGGAAACGCTCTGGACACCAAGAGGAAATCCTTTGGGAGGCAGTGCGTGACAGTTGCAACGTCTACTTCTACCTCACCGGACTCGACACGGGCGTCGATATCATCAGCAACGAAGCCACTTATTGGGGACTTTCCAATCGCACCGGCATCGACTTGCCTCACGAAACGAGCTCGATGCGAGTCGGCACGAAAGAGTACAAACGAAAAATCACCGGCCAAGGTTGGTACGCCGGCGACGACACCAACCTTGCCATCGGACAAGGCTTCACTCGCGTCACCCCTCTGCAAATGGCAGTCTTCGCCGCCAGCGTTGGTCGCAACGAGATCGTAACCAAACCCAGCATTTTGCGGCTCAGCCCCCAACAGGTTGCTCAGCGCCCACCGCCTAAGCCGACTGGGCTCACTGCGGAACAACACCAGATCTTGGTGGACGGGATGATCGCCTCCGCCCAAATGGGAAGCAGCAAGCGAATCCGCGTAGACGGCCTCTCCATCGCCGCCAAAACAGGCACCGCAGAGGTCGCCAAGGACGGAGGCAAGATCGAACTCGCCTGGATCGTGGCCTTTGCCCCGGTCGAAAACCCACAGGTTTCGCTCGCCGTCATCATCGAAGGACAAGAGCTAAATGTGGACTTCTTCGGTGGCGTCCACGCCGCTCCCATCGCTCACGCGATGCTCAAGGCATACGTTGAGAAGCACCCCGACGCCCTCACGCCTCCTCCTACCGCAAGCGTCGCGCTTCCCTGAATACAAGGCGGGCGTTTGGCCAACTTTCCTTCGCCCCAAAGCGCAGGCGCTGCAAATCGGCAATCACTCTAGAGAATCGTTCAGTGTCCCGATAGTCCCGCTCCGAAATACGAACGAGCAACTTGCTTGCCTTGCGGCGAATCGGATCTCCTCGCCTAAACGGAGCCAACACCAACTCCCTGACGTTAAGCGTCATGTTGCGCTGAATCATGAAGGCAGCCGCCAGGATGATGCCTAGGAAGACCA is part of the Pelagicoccus enzymogenes genome and harbors:
- the mreC gene encoding rod shape-determining protein MreC, translated to MYRKRLGQFKPLIVLGVATMAWLTLPVVFKSFAKTSFYEFQAPVSLTSSYVRDLQDFWAARTKSKNELYEAGQGLARLNAAYELTALENNTLKDEIARLEDLLQLPSRPDYQYEIARVVERDFNAWWQRIIIRKGRDYGIPVGAPVVFVGGVVGRVSEVHAYTSTVDIISNNHLRLAVVIEGDNRPLSYRGGGAETFATPVGIAEFIPVDIQIADTENLPTLVTSGMGGVYPAGIRVGEIRRLKQGAGGMFYDGEVVLDERLASLTEVAVMIQIPPEQ
- a CDS encoding penicillin-binding transpeptidase domain-containing protein, producing MKAEEKMKYQGRLLLFYALLGLMIATLLVGVGYRQLIETDEFSERVKVQNHRRIVTPAPRGNIYDREGRLLVGNKPKFSAVVYLSDAGVRKAFRNEYRILVRDYRERHEDYKTGRLQKQARANVIQTYLDDVNRMLGRDDKVNVEKVSTHLNYNPLLPFPIIDDLTREEFAVLLESLPVQSPVQVYVSNQRNYPYESTASHTLGYVSSTVLTPDEGLPGEDLTTFAEKGTFGRSGVEKQFDDVLQGEMGMEIWVVDPYGFQVESQERRYPTKGNDIQLSLDIDIQNAAEEAFKYTDSSDNEEKENIGAAVMLDANTLEVLAMVSKPDYDLNDTTPFISTATYEKMKENSGLQNRAIQGVYPPGSPFKLLTSAAALKANIITAETEHYCPGYYRFSSGAVQRCWKRSGHQEEILWEAVRDSCNVYFYLTGLDTGVDIISNEATYWGLSNRTGIDLPHETSSMRVGTKEYKRKITGQGWYAGDDTNLAIGQGFTRVTPLQMAVFAASVGRNEIVTKPSILRLSPQQVAQRPPPKPTGLTAEQHQILVDGMIASAQMGSSKRIRVDGLSIAAKTGTAEVAKDGGKIELAWIVAFAPVENPQVSLAVIIEGQELNVDFFGGVHAAPIAHAMLKAYVEKHPDALTPPPTASVALP